TTGGTTCATCACAAATCAACACGTCTGGCTTACATGCGAGAGCCATGGCTATCATTACGCGCTGTCTCATACCTCCAGATAGGTTATGAGGGTATTCATCAATACGTTTCTCCGGCATTGGAATCTTGACCTTTTCCAACATCTTGATCGCATATTCTCGTCTATCCGCTTTTTTCAACTCAGGCCGATGAAGTGACAACACCTCCATTAGCTGTTTACCGATACTATGTACCGGATTCAGTGCCGTCATAGGATCTTGAAAAATAATAGAGATCGAGTTACCACGCATTTCATACATAGAGTCTGGTGGTAAGGTGACGAGGTTCTGATTGTTATAAAGGATCTCTCCACCAACAACCTGACCATAAGGCTTAGGAAGCAGTCCCATAATCGACATCGATGTAACACTTTTACCACAACCAGACTCCCCAACCAGGCCTAGAGTTTTGCCTTTTTTTACTTTAAAGCTAACACCATGAAGTACCTGTACCACTCCTGAGTCAGTATCGAAAGTGACTTCTAGATCTTTGACTTCCAACACGACATCGCAATTGGGGGCTTGTTTATATTCCTGATTCATAGAAACTTCCGTCACAATTTAAAACGGTCATCAACAAATGAAACCGGAGTATAGGTTTTATCTGACTTCATCGACGCTTGCGTCTCTTTCTTCAGTGAAGGATCAATCCAGAAGCTACCAATATCCATTGGGTGGAATATAGACTCTGTCTGCTTAGTCATTGGATTTTCCGGATATTGGACCCAACGCCAATGCGCAGCGCGTGAGTACGGCACCATATAACCCGGAACAATGATATTTGCTTGCGTAACGTAATCTTGGATCTGATGAGAGAGTTGATAACGTTTGTCTTGGTCGAACTCAGCATCATAAGCTTCTATCAATTTATCCAACTCAGGGCTGCTGTAGTTAGTATGTGCATTGGTCTGCGGTTTGTTGGCATTGTCTGAGTGTAAATACTCCCAGTAAGACGGGATTTCACCCGAGCCCATATTTTGGAAAGCCAATTGATGTTTTTTCTCTAGGATGTATTTAAACGCCGATGATCCATCGACCAAATTAAGCGTAAAGTCCAGACCTGCTAACTTGGCTTGCTCTCGAAGAAAGGCAATTCTTGGTGTCCATGCGTTGTACCCATAAGTGATGGCAAATGAAAGTCTCTGCCCCTGTTTATTAATACGGATACCATCAGGACCTAGGGTATCAAAGCCCGCTTTTGCAAAGTGCTCAGCCGCTAACTGAGGGTCAAACTCAGGCGCTTTATTAGTCGGCTTATCGTATTGCCCATGCCCGAATCCCAGCCCGTGTGGTTTACGAGAGTAGTCACCGCGCATGATATTT
The Vibrio pelagius genome window above contains:
- a CDS encoding ABC transporter ATP-binding protein encodes the protein MNQEYKQAPNCDVVLEVKDLEVTFDTDSGVVQVLHGVSFKVKKGKTLGLVGESGCGKSVTSMSIMGLLPKPYGQVVGGEILYNNQNLVTLPPDSMYEMRGNSISIIFQDPMTALNPVHSIGKQLMEVLSLHRPELKKADRREYAIKMLEKVKIPMPEKRIDEYPHNLSGGMRQRVMIAMALACKPDVLICDEPTTALDVTVQASILELMRELQQETGMAMLFITHDLGVVAEVCDDVAVMYGGRIVEYADVFDLFDYPKHPYTKRLLGLMPSLDHPPKQQIEIKPIDASLFPEFKG